A stretch of Imperialibacter roseus DNA encodes these proteins:
- a CDS encoding DUF4097 family beta strand repeat-containing protein, producing the protein MKLLNKPGLTVALLFMVVGMATAQQKVDRTFSGINKVTMSISSGDAFFEKSADGKVYVALEHDIDDYEPTIEQKGATLVINEEKMKNRRSWSGDSKWTIKVPDEVNISFNTGSGDVQISGLMADLSTNSGSGNTRIENSDGKIRVNTGSGNIRARESKGDLTFNAGSGNIDLYAVNAEVSANVGSGNVSAEKLTLLGKSSFNSGSGDVEVSLAATPAHDISVNSGSGDSTLDFEGNKIEGVIVMEANKDNGDIDAPFDFDSTEEVGNGRNTTVKKTKKIGSSDVRIKVSTGSGTAEIKS; encoded by the coding sequence ATGAAATTACTCAACAAACCAGGATTAACTGTAGCCTTACTGTTTATGGTGGTGGGAATGGCAACAGCACAGCAGAAGGTAGACAGAACGTTCAGTGGTATTAATAAAGTAACTATGAGCATTTCGTCCGGCGATGCCTTTTTTGAGAAATCTGCGGATGGTAAAGTATATGTGGCATTGGAGCATGATATAGACGACTATGAGCCTACTATAGAGCAAAAGGGGGCTACGCTTGTGATCAATGAGGAGAAGATGAAGAACCGGAGAAGCTGGAGTGGAGACTCAAAATGGACAATTAAGGTGCCGGATGAAGTTAACATCAGCTTCAATACTGGTAGCGGCGATGTGCAAATTAGTGGGCTGATGGCTGACCTAAGCACCAATTCGGGCTCTGGAAACACCAGAATTGAAAACTCGGATGGAAAAATCAGAGTGAACACCGGGTCTGGTAATATCAGAGCCAGAGAGTCTAAAGGCGATCTTACATTTAATGCCGGTTCTGGCAATATCGACTTGTACGCTGTCAATGCTGAAGTGAGCGCCAATGTGGGAAGTGGAAATGTGAGTGCTGAAAAGTTGACGCTTTTAGGAAAAAGCTCATTCAATTCCGGTTCAGGTGATGTGGAGGTGTCTTTAGCCGCCACACCAGCTCACGACATATCTGTGAACAGCGGCTCCGGAGATTCAACGCTGGACTTTGAAGGGAACAAGATTGAGGGTGTGATAGTGATGGAAGCCAATAAAGACAATGGCGATATTGACGCCCCTTTTGATTTTGACAGTACGGAGGAGGTAGGAAATGGTCGTAACACGACTGTGAAGAAAACAAAGAAAATAGGTTCTTCTGATGTAAGAATAAAAGTCAGCACGGGCTCTGGTACTGCCGAAATCAAAAGCTAA
- a CDS encoding helix-turn-helix domain-containing protein: MKNSDTSNQLFQLAASFVNHTSRHLFLTGKAGTGKTTFLKHIVETTGKNYVVVAPTGVAAINAGGVTMHSFFQLPFGPFLPIKRNWTGQETDGAHDKLSLFQKMKMHSNKRKLMQELQLLIIDEVSMVRADMLDAIDQILRHFRRRFHEPFGGVQVLLIGDLYQLPPVVQDHEWTLLEEHYKSPFFFDAHVMSEASVLRIELQKIYRQTEKDFIGLLNGIRTNTVTREQLAMLNRRFLPDFRIPEGENYITLTSHNHKAHAINEEELLKLPGKTYNFKASVEGEFSDRAYPADEILQLKVGAQVMFIRNDKGEERQYYNGKIGIVKSIDNDKIIVSTPEDNSTIRLVQEEWQNMHYSFNSEKNSIDEKIMGRFKQYPVRLAWAITIHKSQGLTFDKAIIDAGQSFASGQVYVALSRLTNMEGLVLRSAIPPQSILSDDKVNEFVAQSESEESLSPLLKIEQKAFIENKLTTTFQWQTICQEVTDFYKGFDGRQVPNKEEAVELFSKMVQTTLGHKDVADKFLAQLQGLLPHAEQDRYAQLHERMSAAQAYFDKRMAEEVFEPLKAHIASMMKKQRIKKYLKELHALQVQLLARQQLIEQALLLTKGLSEGIDSSQVLQQADKHHREVAEKLPPPPRLPKAKVGDSKQTSMDLFKKGKSIADIAEERGLAVGTIEVHLIDFIKTGELSIFDLVPVEKVEKILPLVQKAENFSATPIKVQLGDDYSYNDIRAVFNHFIWNQSQN, translated from the coding sequence ATGAAGAATTCAGACACATCCAATCAGCTTTTCCAGCTGGCAGCCTCGTTTGTCAACCATACCAGCAGACACTTGTTTCTGACCGGAAAGGCTGGCACGGGAAAGACCACTTTTTTAAAACACATTGTAGAAACCACCGGGAAAAACTATGTGGTAGTGGCACCCACAGGTGTAGCCGCTATCAACGCAGGCGGGGTCACCATGCACTCCTTTTTTCAGCTTCCATTTGGGCCCTTCCTTCCTATCAAGCGCAATTGGACGGGGCAGGAAACCGACGGCGCTCACGACAAGCTATCGCTGTTTCAAAAAATGAAAATGCACAGCAACAAACGTAAGTTGATGCAAGAGCTTCAGCTGCTGATCATCGACGAGGTATCCATGGTGCGTGCCGACATGCTCGATGCCATCGATCAGATCCTTCGTCATTTTCGCAGGCGATTTCACGAGCCATTTGGTGGCGTGCAGGTGCTTTTGATAGGCGACCTGTATCAGCTGCCGCCAGTGGTGCAAGACCATGAGTGGACTTTGCTTGAGGAGCACTACAAAAGCCCTTTCTTTTTTGATGCCCACGTAATGTCCGAAGCATCTGTCTTGCGCATTGAATTGCAGAAGATTTACCGCCAAACGGAAAAGGACTTCATTGGCCTACTCAATGGCATCAGAACCAACACCGTTACCAGAGAACAGCTGGCCATGCTCAACAGGCGTTTCCTTCCTGACTTCAGAATTCCTGAAGGAGAAAACTATATAACTCTCACCTCCCATAACCATAAAGCGCATGCCATCAACGAAGAAGAACTCTTAAAGCTACCTGGCAAGACCTACAATTTCAAAGCGTCAGTGGAAGGTGAATTCAGCGACAGGGCCTATCCTGCCGATGAGATTCTGCAATTGAAGGTCGGTGCTCAGGTGATGTTCATCAGGAACGACAAGGGAGAAGAAAGGCAGTACTATAATGGTAAAATAGGCATCGTCAAAAGTATTGACAACGACAAGATCATTGTCTCTACACCAGAGGATAATTCGACGATTCGACTGGTGCAGGAAGAGTGGCAGAACATGCACTATTCTTTCAATAGCGAAAAGAACAGCATTGACGAAAAAATTATGGGGAGGTTCAAGCAGTATCCTGTGAGGCTGGCCTGGGCCATCACCATTCACAAGAGCCAGGGCTTGACGTTTGATAAAGCGATTATCGATGCTGGTCAGTCGTTCGCTTCCGGCCAGGTGTATGTGGCACTCAGCCGATTGACCAATATGGAAGGATTGGTTTTGCGTTCAGCCATTCCGCCGCAAAGCATCCTCAGCGATGATAAAGTCAATGAGTTTGTTGCTCAGTCTGAAAGCGAAGAGTCGCTTTCGCCTCTACTGAAAATCGAGCAAAAGGCTTTCATCGAGAATAAATTGACGACTACCTTTCAATGGCAGACTATTTGCCAGGAAGTGACCGATTTTTACAAGGGCTTTGATGGCCGCCAGGTGCCCAATAAAGAAGAAGCAGTTGAGTTGTTCAGTAAAATGGTGCAAACCACGCTTGGTCACAAAGATGTGGCGGATAAGTTCCTGGCCCAACTTCAAGGCTTGTTACCCCACGCAGAGCAAGACAGATACGCTCAGCTCCACGAACGCATGTCGGCTGCACAGGCTTATTTCGATAAGCGCATGGCTGAAGAAGTCTTCGAGCCCCTGAAAGCTCATATCGCTTCAATGATGAAAAAGCAGCGTATAAAAAAGTACCTGAAAGAACTACACGCACTTCAGGTGCAGTTGCTTGCCCGACAACAATTGATTGAACAGGCTCTGCTGCTAACCAAAGGCTTAAGCGAGGGAATCGACAGCAGCCAGGTGTTGCAGCAAGCCGACAAACATCACAGGGAAGTAGCTGAGAAGCTTCCGCCTCCTCCCCGGCTGCCCAAAGCCAAGGTAGGCGACAGTAAGCAAACATCGATGGACTTGTTCAAAAAGGGCAAGTCCATTGCTGATATAGCCGAGGAAAGAGGATTGGCCGTGGGCACTATCGAAGTCCACCTGATCGATTTTATCAAGACGGGAGAGCTCTCCATTTTTGATCTTGTTCCAGTAGAAAAAGTGGAAAAAATACTTCCATTGGTTCAAAAGGCTGAGAATTTCAGCGCCACTCCTATCAAGGTTCAGCTAGGCGATGATTATAGCTACAACGATATAAGGGCGGTTTTCAATCACTTTATCTGGAATCAAAGTCAGAATTGA
- a CDS encoding single-stranded DNA-binding protein — translation MYALKNKVQLIGNMGAKAEVRTTDSGKKMARFSLATNESYRNAKGEKITETQWHQVVAWGKVAEIVEKYTDKGSELVAEGKLVHRSYEDKEGNMKYITEVQLNELLLLGDRSSSK, via the coding sequence ATGTACGCTTTAAAAAACAAAGTGCAGTTGATCGGAAACATGGGTGCCAAAGCAGAAGTGCGCACCACAGACAGTGGAAAGAAAATGGCAAGGTTCAGCCTGGCTACCAATGAGAGCTATCGCAATGCGAAAGGTGAAAAAATAACAGAAACGCAATGGCATCAGGTAGTGGCCTGGGGCAAGGTGGCTGAAATAGTCGAGAAGTACACGGACAAGGGTTCGGAGCTGGTGGCGGAAGGCAAGCTGGTGCACCGCAGCTACGAAGACAAAGAAGGTAACATGAAGTACATTACCGAAGTGCAGCTAAATGAGCTCCTCCTCCTGGGCGACAGAAGCTCATCGAAATAA
- the tnpA gene encoding IS200/IS605 family transposase: MPNTYNKVYIQTVFAVKFRQALIQKEWRADLMGVIGNLINEAGCKNIIVNGVDDHVHCFFQLKPSLAISDVMKSAKAKSSKWINDNKLTPQRFEWQGGFGAFSYNQSQVNNVFNYIKNQEAHHNKQGFIEEYIEFLERFEIDYDREYLFKEPI; encoded by the coding sequence ATGCCTAACACCTACAATAAAGTCTATATCCAAACTGTTTTTGCCGTGAAATTTCGTCAGGCGCTCATCCAAAAAGAATGGAGAGCTGACTTAATGGGGGTGATTGGTAATCTGATCAACGAGGCTGGATGCAAGAACATCATTGTCAATGGAGTGGATGACCATGTGCACTGCTTTTTCCAGTTAAAACCGTCTTTGGCCATTTCCGATGTCATGAAGTCGGCCAAGGCCAAATCATCGAAATGGATCAATGACAACAAGCTCACCCCACAGCGCTTTGAATGGCAAGGCGGCTTTGGTGCGTTTTCATACAATCAATCACAGGTGAACAATGTGTTCAACTACATCAAAAACCAGGAAGCCCATCACAACAAACAGGGCTTCATTGAAGAATACATCGAATTTCTGGAACGATTCGAGATTGATTATGACAGGGAATATTTGTTTAAAGAACCAATTTGA
- a CDS encoding ABC transporter permease, with amino-acid sequence MLKNFLIVAIRSLGKNRLYSIINISGLSVGFTCSLLILLWVADETSFDSFHPKADRLYQVWGNAEFDGKINSWRSVPLPTYEALKDAHSGIANTTVADWGGNHLLKVGEKRMMQQGYYVGEEFLEMFEFPLLVGDAATVLDDPSSIVITTSLAKSLFGDADPMGQVIRVDDKSSLKVTGILKDIPNNSSFELEYLMPWKHREAINPWVVENKTNWGNYSFQVYVELVDASKRPEVVAGIENMLYEHGETELITKLFLHPLLKWRLYSSFENGKVTGGMSDYVRLFTAIAIFILVIACINFMNLSTARSERRAREVGIRKSLGSRKGQLIAQFLGESLFLSMLSFFIAVIISLLVLPAYNNLVEKELVIDFTSSQFWIYSIVVVFVTGILSGSYPAFYLSSFNPVRTLKGSFSVGKSGATPRKVLVIIQFAFAIMLMISTVVIFKQIELAKNRELGYKQENLITIQNNEEIAKNYYIFKEELEQSGYVESVTRSNSAITDINSNNFLGWPGKPETQRVIFTTIACEYDYAKTMGIEVLMGRDFSKEFTTDTASIVINKAALDLMGLEEPLGTPLDLWGGKRKLIGVVDNVMMGSPYDPVKPMFMILDPNWTDAITVRLKATDDLQASLAVVGDVFNKHNPAYPFEYTFVDVEFQKKFTTINMTQRLATIFSFLTIFITGLGLFGLASFTAEQRIKEIGVRKVLGASVFSLVALISKDFTKLVLIAFAVSAPMAWYLLSKYLERYTIHTSIDWWIFPLVGVVALSFALAIVSDQARRAALTNPARSLRSE; translated from the coding sequence ATGCTCAAAAATTTTCTTATCGTTGCCATTCGTAGCCTTGGCAAAAACCGGCTCTATTCGATTATTAATATTTCAGGGCTTTCGGTAGGGTTCACGTGTAGCCTGCTCATCTTGCTGTGGGTAGCCGACGAAACCTCGTTCGACTCCTTTCACCCCAAGGCAGACAGGCTGTATCAGGTATGGGGAAACGCCGAGTTTGATGGTAAAATCAACTCGTGGCGGTCGGTGCCATTGCCGACTTATGAGGCATTGAAGGATGCTCACAGTGGCATCGCCAACACCACCGTGGCCGACTGGGGCGGCAACCACCTGCTTAAGGTCGGAGAAAAGCGAATGATGCAGCAGGGCTATTATGTCGGGGAAGAGTTTTTGGAAATGTTTGAGTTTCCACTGCTAGTAGGAGATGCTGCAACTGTGCTGGACGACCCGTCTTCAATTGTCATTACAACGTCTTTGGCCAAGTCACTTTTCGGCGATGCAGACCCAATGGGGCAGGTCATTCGGGTGGACGATAAGAGTTCATTGAAAGTAACTGGTATTCTCAAAGACATACCCAATAACTCTTCCTTTGAGTTGGAATACCTGATGCCCTGGAAGCACAGAGAAGCTATCAATCCCTGGGTAGTTGAAAACAAGACCAACTGGGGCAACTACTCTTTTCAGGTATACGTGGAGTTAGTGGATGCATCGAAGCGGCCGGAGGTGGTGGCTGGCATCGAAAATATGCTTTATGAGCATGGAGAAACAGAACTCATTACAAAGCTGTTTCTTCACCCGCTTTTGAAGTGGAGACTGTACTCCTCATTTGAAAACGGAAAGGTCACTGGAGGAATGAGCGACTACGTAAGGCTGTTTACAGCAATCGCTATTTTTATTCTTGTTATTGCCTGTATCAATTTCATGAACCTTTCCACCGCCCGCTCCGAACGCCGGGCCAGAGAAGTAGGAATAAGAAAGAGCCTTGGCTCGAGAAAGGGGCAGTTGATTGCGCAGTTTCTGGGAGAGTCACTCTTTCTGTCAATGCTCTCGTTTTTTATTGCTGTGATCATCTCTCTTTTGGTGCTGCCAGCTTACAACAACCTGGTAGAAAAGGAACTGGTGATTGACTTCACTTCATCTCAGTTCTGGATTTACTCAATCGTTGTGGTGTTTGTAACAGGTATACTTTCAGGCAGCTACCCGGCATTTTACCTCTCTTCATTTAACCCGGTTCGCACCCTGAAGGGGTCTTTTTCTGTGGGTAAAAGTGGTGCAACACCAAGAAAGGTACTTGTTATCATACAATTTGCTTTTGCCATTATGCTGATGATCAGCACAGTGGTGATATTCAAGCAAATTGAGCTGGCTAAGAACCGGGAGCTGGGTTATAAGCAAGAGAACCTGATCACCATTCAGAACAATGAAGAGATAGCGAAAAACTACTACATCTTCAAAGAAGAGCTGGAGCAGTCCGGTTATGTAGAGTCTGTAACTCGTTCTAACAGTGCCATTACTGATATCAACTCCAACAATTTTTTGGGCTGGCCTGGTAAGCCGGAAACGCAGCGGGTGATTTTCACAACAATTGCCTGCGAATATGATTACGCCAAAACCATGGGTATCGAAGTGTTGATGGGCAGGGACTTTTCGAAGGAATTTACGACCGACACTGCCTCCATTGTTATCAACAAAGCAGCTCTTGATTTGATGGGACTGGAAGAGCCGTTGGGCACACCACTGGATCTATGGGGCGGCAAAAGGAAGCTCATTGGTGTGGTGGACAATGTGATGATGGGTTCACCTTACGATCCTGTCAAACCTATGTTCATGATTTTGGATCCCAATTGGACGGATGCCATTACCGTGAGGCTAAAAGCTACGGATGACCTGCAAGCTTCGCTGGCGGTGGTAGGCGACGTATTTAACAAACACAACCCCGCCTACCCATTTGAATACACTTTTGTTGACGTGGAATTCCAGAAGAAGTTCACCACCATCAATATGACTCAAAGGCTGGCGACTATCTTTTCCTTTCTTACCATTTTCATTACAGGGTTGGGACTGTTTGGCCTTGCCTCATTCACGGCGGAGCAGAGGATCAAGGAGATTGGGGTAAGGAAAGTGCTTGGCGCTTCAGTGTTCAGTTTGGTAGCACTAATTTCCAAAGACTTTACCAAGCTTGTGCTTATCGCTTTTGCGGTGTCTGCCCCAATGGCCTGGTACCTGCTTAGCAAATATCTGGAGCGTTATACCATTCACACCAGCATCGATTGGTGGATATTCCCATTGGTGGGGGTTGTGGCCCTGAGTTTCGCCCTGGCTATCGTATCAGATCAGGCAAGGAGGGCGGCGTTGACCAACCCGGCCAGGTCGCTGAGGAGTGAGTAG
- a CDS encoding Rieske (2Fe-2S) protein, producing MDRKKFIKTCGIGCVGMLGGLSLLQSCAGTKYITGQITGSSLLVPLSSFEEEKKGQKAFRRYVVVQNEKLEYPICVYRFSDTDFIAVLMRCTHQGTELQVFGDRLQCPAHGSEFSSNGAVQNGPADKNLRRFLINKENDMLKIDLS from the coding sequence ATGGATAGAAAAAAATTCATCAAAACATGTGGCATTGGCTGTGTGGGCATGCTGGGAGGCCTAAGCCTTCTGCAAAGCTGCGCCGGAACAAAATACATTACCGGTCAGATAACCGGGTCATCTTTACTGGTTCCCCTCTCCTCTTTTGAAGAAGAAAAGAAGGGACAAAAGGCATTCAGGAGGTATGTGGTAGTGCAAAATGAAAAGCTGGAGTATCCGATCTGTGTTTACAGGTTCTCGGACACGGACTTCATTGCCGTACTCATGCGATGCACACACCAGGGAACAGAACTGCAGGTGTTTGGCGACAGGCTACAATGCCCGGCTCACGGCAGCGAATTCTCCAGTAACGGAGCTGTACAAAACGGCCCGGCAGACAAAAACCTGAGAAGATTCCTCATTAACAAGGAGAATGATATGTTAAAAATTGACCTCTCATGA
- a CDS encoding di-heme oxidoredictase family protein has product MFCLVLSGCQEIIPEAPEENTLLDGPVEGLSNSERKRFLNGDFAFNAEVFSSANGLGPLFVATSCGSCHAGDGKGHPFTTLTRFGQSAPGINPFIGKGGPQLQNRAVPGYEPEQLPDGVTFSRFTPPANTGLGFLEALTDAQILANADPDDSDGDGISGVPNYITPPPYFQPGATHAAIDGKYIGRFGKKAAAIDLLHQTVNAYNQDIGVTTTFEPVDPHTHLATDPEVSDQVVHDLVFYLQTLKEPIPRASSNADVVKGKALFASIGCASCHVQEWTTPETTIKALSNKKFYPYTDLLLHDMGPGLDDGYTEGSAETYEWRTPPLWGLGLSPASQGGSYFLLHDGKAQSIEEAILLHGGEGQFSKTQFELLAKEDKDAILKFLKSL; this is encoded by the coding sequence TTGTTTTGCCTTGTCCTAAGTGGCTGTCAGGAAATCATTCCTGAAGCGCCCGAAGAAAACACGCTGCTTGATGGGCCCGTGGAAGGGCTTTCCAATTCTGAGCGAAAAAGATTCCTTAACGGTGATTTTGCCTTTAATGCAGAAGTATTCTCGTCGGCTAACGGGCTTGGTCCCTTATTTGTCGCCACATCTTGCGGGAGCTGTCACGCCGGAGATGGCAAAGGGCACCCTTTTACCACCCTTACTCGGTTTGGGCAGTCTGCACCCGGAATCAACCCATTCATTGGAAAAGGCGGGCCACAGTTGCAGAACAGGGCCGTGCCCGGGTATGAGCCAGAGCAGCTTCCTGATGGAGTCACATTCTCCAGATTTACTCCACCCGCCAATACTGGCCTCGGATTCCTTGAAGCGTTGACAGATGCGCAAATCCTTGCCAATGCTGACCCCGACGATAGCGACGGAGATGGGATTTCGGGCGTGCCCAACTACATCACTCCTCCGCCCTACTTTCAGCCTGGCGCAACGCATGCAGCTATTGACGGCAAGTACATTGGCAGGTTCGGGAAAAAGGCCGCCGCCATTGACCTTCTTCATCAAACCGTAAACGCCTATAACCAGGACATCGGCGTTACTACTACCTTCGAGCCAGTTGACCCACACACACATTTGGCAACCGATCCGGAAGTGTCCGATCAGGTGGTCCACGATTTGGTATTTTATCTTCAAACGCTTAAGGAGCCCATACCCCGGGCGAGCTCAAATGCTGACGTGGTGAAAGGCAAAGCGCTGTTTGCGTCAATTGGATGTGCCAGCTGCCATGTTCAAGAGTGGACAACACCGGAAACGACTATCAAAGCACTTTCCAACAAGAAATTCTACCCCTACACCGACCTGCTCCTGCACGACATGGGGCCCGGGCTTGATGATGGTTACACAGAAGGCTCCGCTGAAACATACGAATGGCGTACGCCGCCTCTTTGGGGGTTGGGGCTTTCACCCGCCTCACAAGGTGGCAGCTATTTTCTGCTGCACGACGGCAAGGCACAAAGCATCGAAGAGGCTATCCTGCTCCATGGCGGTGAGGGACAATTCAGTAAAACGCAGTTTGAACTGCTGGCCAAAGAAGACAAAGACGCTATCCTCAAATTTCTTAAATCACTGTAG